In the Aliarcobacter cryaerophilus genome, one interval contains:
- a CDS encoding trans-sulfuration enzyme family protein — protein sequence MNKSLETMLCHLKDFAPFKEPTNSSHFPIYNTATFDLKNQNGDKIYDYTRSDNPTRATLENFFAFAENGYGAVCTHTGIAAVSLLFETVLKANSSILVEADCYGGTFRLLKVFKEKYNINVNFTDFTDLNMLEHILKTNNIDLVLCESPTNPGLKIIDLKEISKLCKAHNSLFAVDNSLATFISQKPLDLGADFSLFSTTKFISGHGSVIAGAIVAKTKENSEKLHYYSNALGRNQNPLDVHLISLGISSLKVRMKASEKLAKKFAKWLEEQDFIEKVTFPALKSHPQRALAKKQMKIIPSVFCADFKSVELAEKFIENAKIFGEKCSFGSADSRVEIPSKISHASFSKEELKAIGISDSTVRFSIGFEDLKDLKEDLLEAIK from the coding sequence ATGAATAAAAGTTTAGAAACTATGCTATGTCATTTAAAAGATTTTGCACCTTTTAAAGAGCCTACAAACTCTTCACACTTTCCAATATACAACACAGCAACTTTTGATTTAAAAAACCAAAATGGCGATAAAATATATGATTATACAAGAAGTGATAATCCTACAAGAGCTACACTTGAAAACTTTTTTGCTTTTGCTGAAAATGGATATGGAGCTGTTTGCACTCACACAGGAATAGCAGCTGTTTCACTTCTTTTTGAAACTGTTTTAAAAGCAAATTCATCTATTTTAGTTGAAGCTGATTGTTATGGTGGAACATTTAGGCTTTTAAAAGTTTTTAAAGAAAAATATAATATTAATGTAAACTTTACAGATTTTACAGATTTAAATATGCTTGAACATATTTTAAAAACTAATAATATAGATTTAGTTCTTTGTGAAAGTCCTACAAATCCAGGCTTAAAAATAATAGATTTAAAAGAGATATCTAAACTTTGTAAAGCACACAATTCTCTTTTTGCAGTTGATAACTCACTTGCAACTTTTATTAGTCAAAAACCTCTTGATTTAGGAGCTGATTTTTCACTCTTTTCTACAACTAAATTTATAAGTGGTCACGGAAGCGTAATTGCAGGTGCTATTGTTGCAAAAACTAAAGAGAACTCAGAAAAACTTCACTACTACTCAAATGCCTTAGGAAGAAACCAAAATCCTCTTGATGTTCATCTAATATCACTTGGAATTAGTAGCCTAAAAGTTAGAATGAAAGCAAGCGAAAAATTAGCAAAAAAATTTGCTAAATGGCTTGAAGAACAAGATTTTATAGAAAAAGTTACATTTCCAGCACTTAAATCACATCCACAAAGAGCTTTAGCAAAAAAACAGATGAAAATAATTCCTAGCGTTTTTTGTGCTGATTTTAAAAGTGTAGAACTAGCAGAAAAATTTATAGAAAATGCAAAAATATTTGGAGAAAAATGCTCTTTTGGAAGTGCTGATAGTAGAGTTGAAATACCATCTAAAATATCTCATGCATCTTTTTCAAAAGAGGAGTTAAAAGCAATTGGAATATCTGATAGTACAGTACGATTTTCTATTGGATTTGAAGATTTAAAAGATTTAAAAGAGGATTTATTAGAAGCCATAAAATGA
- a CDS encoding PLP-dependent transferase: MIKESIFKPISCGETLPVNNIHAVSTSMPTLQDVIDYEEQTPQILEKITVAYPRFIVHPYLKKLAIYLKSKYKVSDNYELILLSSKKAVKVVSSRFYINNPIDIDEDFGVIMVLKGRQYQKVLKFIQHVGYNLSSRLAEDYLYNLGKISNIHKEELTDKTKAKDILISTLSSAYNQPSKNICLTPSGMNAMYCVLKGIKNIQAKNGRTILVQLGWLYLDTMNIVNHYFEESKIFYDVTNLDNLENFLKENGLKVSAIVTEIPTNPLVQTVDLEKLKNLCDTYNIPLVIDSTFATPYNLNLNSYADIYVESLTKFACGNADVLMGAIILNKNSKISHISQEFFKHCDEPYIKDIQRLALEIQDYKNRVKKISSNTKKLVEYFQKSSYIDEIFYCLSPKYKENYEKLVIDENSLCGIISITFKKDFQKVYDNLNFPKGPSLGTEFTLLMPYTYLAHYDLIVSKEGKEFLEKINLPIKLLRISVGVENIDEIINEFEKLNTI; this comes from the coding sequence ATGATAAAAGAGTCTATTTTTAAACCAATCTCTTGTGGTGAGACGTTACCAGTAAATAATATTCATGCAGTTTCTACATCTATGCCAACACTTCAAGATGTAATTGATTATGAGGAACAAACACCGCAGATTTTAGAAAAAATAACAGTTGCATATCCTAGATTTATAGTTCATCCTTATCTTAAAAAACTAGCAATTTATTTAAAATCAAAATATAAAGTTAGTGATAATTATGAACTTATTCTTCTTAGCAGCAAAAAGGCAGTAAAAGTTGTAAGCTCTAGATTTTATATAAATAATCCAATAGATATTGATGAAGATTTTGGTGTAATTATGGTTTTAAAAGGAAGACAGTACCAAAAAGTTTTAAAATTTATTCAACATGTTGGGTACAATTTATCTTCAAGATTAGCTGAAGATTATCTATATAATCTTGGAAAAATTTCAAATATTCACAAAGAAGAGCTTACAGATAAAACAAAAGCAAAAGATATTCTAATTTCAACTTTATCAAGCGCCTATAATCAACCATCAAAAAATATTTGCCTAACTCCTTCAGGAATGAATGCAATGTATTGTGTTTTAAAAGGAATTAAGAATATTCAAGCAAAAAATGGGAGAACTATTTTAGTTCAACTAGGATGGCTATATCTTGATACTATGAATATTGTAAATCACTATTTTGAAGAGAGTAAAATATTTTATGATGTTACAAATCTTGATAACTTGGAGAATTTTTTAAAAGAGAATGGATTAAAAGTTTCAGCAATCGTTACAGAAATTCCTACAAATCCACTTGTGCAAACAGTTGATTTAGAAAAACTTAAAAATCTTTGTGATACTTATAATATTCCTTTGGTTATAGACTCTACTTTTGCAACGCCATATAATCTTAATTTAAACTCTTATGCTGATATTTATGTTGAATCATTGACAAAATTTGCTTGTGGAAATGCAGATGTTTTAATGGGTGCAATTATTTTAAATAAAAACTCAAAAATCTCACATATTTCACAAGAGTTTTTTAAACACTGTGATGAACCATATATAAAAGATATTCAAAGATTGGCTTTAGAAATACAAGATTATAAAAATAGAGTTAAAAAAATATCTTCAAATACAAAAAAATTAGTCGAATATTTTCAAAAATCATCTTATATAGATGAAATTTTTTACTGTTTAAGTCCAAAATATAAAGAGAATTATGAAAAACTTGTGATTGATGAAAATAGTCTATGTGGAATAATATCAATCACCTTTAAAAAAGATTTCCAAAAAGTTTATGATAATTTAAACTTTCCAAAAGGTCCAAGCCTTGGAACTGAATTTACTCTTCTTATGCCCTATACATATTTAGCACACTATGATTTAATAGTAAGTAAAGAGGGTAAAGAGTTTTTAGAAAAAATAAATCTTCCTATAAAGCTTCTTAGAATATCTGTTGGAGTAGAAAATATAGATGAGATTATAAATGAGTTTGAGAAATTAAATACTATTTAA
- a CDS encoding GNAT family N-acetyltransferase encodes MIKQAFKNNINNISTLIYDAIHSVANTLTGENEDKKILETLDYYIKMDVCRLSYNNIYTYIIDNQNVGILLAYSSNDVKKLDKPMLEHLRRKNIFLDSFEKECFEDEFYIDTVSVSPSFQGRGIAKELFSFAEQKAKELDLKKLSLLVDFENPKAKALYERLGFKDNEILKVSGSNFYHMIKQLDL; translated from the coding sequence ATGATAAAACAAGCATTTAAAAACAATATTAATAATATTTCAACACTTATTTATGATGCAATTCACAGTGTTGCAAATACTTTAACTGGTGAGAATGAAGATAAAAAAATTTTAGAAACTTTGGATTATTATATAAAAATGGATGTTTGTAGGCTTAGTTATAACAATATTTATACTTATATTATAGATAATCAAAATGTTGGTATTTTACTAGCTTATAGTTCAAATGATGTAAAAAAGCTAGATAAGCCAATGCTTGAGCACTTAAGAAGAAAAAATATTTTTTTAGATTCATTTGAAAAAGAGTGTTTTGAAGATGAATTTTATATAGATACTGTTAGTGTAAGTCCTAGCTTTCAAGGAAGAGGAATAGCAAAAGAGTTATTTAGTTTTGCTGAACAAAAAGCAAAAGAGTTAGATTTAAAAAAACTCTCACTTTTAGTTGATTTTGAAAATCCAAAAGCAAAAGCTTTGTATGAAAGATTAGGATTTAAAGATAATGAAATTCTAAAAGTTTCAGGAAGTAACTTTTATCATATGATAAAGCAATTAGATTTATAA
- a CDS encoding putative quinol monooxygenase: MSKRVYCIASFEAKDGLNEELFKVLQSLEPQTIREDGCIQYIVTKHITHPNATGKSFPIVFNEIWESKEAFELHCNKPYIKEFFHKHCMLEDGLVKDFNVCVYSDE, translated from the coding sequence ATGTCAAAAAGAGTTTATTGTATAGCTTCATTTGAAGCAAAAGATGGTTTAAACGAAGAGTTATTTAAAGTACTACAATCTTTAGAACCACAAACTATAAGAGAAGATGGTTGTATTCAATATATTGTTACAAAACATATAACTCATCCAAATGCAACTGGAAAAAGCTTTCCAATAGTATTTAATGAAATTTGGGAATCAAAAGAGGCTTTTGAGCTTCACTGCAATAAACCTTATATAAAAGAGTTTTTTCATAAACATTGTATGCTAGAAGATGGACTTGTAAAAGATTTTAATGTTTGTGTTTATAGTGATGAATAA